One Halobacterium zhouii genomic region harbors:
- a CDS encoding universal stress protein, translated as MHILVPIDGSDCSFRALEFAAKMADRYDGSVHVVHFTDEETEATDTIKQRARSVLDAQGIDADPEVSTDVDIEFRPGDRVGDAILDLVEADGYDHVVMGHKGSGTVERAILGSAAETVLRSERVPVTIIP; from the coding sequence ATGCATATCCTCGTCCCCATCGACGGCTCCGACTGCAGTTTCCGCGCACTCGAGTTCGCCGCCAAGATGGCCGACCGCTACGACGGGTCGGTCCACGTCGTCCACTTCACGGACGAAGAGACCGAGGCGACGGACACCATCAAGCAGCGCGCCCGCAGCGTCCTCGACGCCCAGGGAATCGACGCCGACCCCGAGGTCAGCACCGACGTCGACATCGAGTTCCGGCCCGGCGACCGCGTCGGCGACGCCATCCTCGATCTCGTCGAAGCGGACGGCTACGACCACGTCGTCATGGGCCACAAGGGTTCGGGCACGGTCGAACGCGCTATCCTCGGCAGCGCCGCAGAGACCGTGCTGCGCTCGGAGCGCGTGCCCGTGACGATAATCCCCTGA
- a CDS encoding Sjogren's syndrome/scleroderma autoantigen 1 family protein, producing the protein MSDTDDGFDEEAARRELREKYEDEREDREQTARMSDLLLQGATMTNQHCDRCGSPIFRYEGEEFCPTCQHEAEQAQQAAGQQSEDQQPADQQQTAQRPAEQRPEAQQSANQQPADQQSAGQQADGQQSAARRPGGQQTTGESNAPADAHVSAGRRAPPSQVDAGQSDAGASDAQRAPSVDHTQQRGGGQRRSGSDAEDALESSISALARRAASADDPRTATEYLEAAREAAEALAALRHNA; encoded by the coding sequence ATGAGCGACACGGACGACGGCTTCGACGAGGAGGCCGCGCGCCGAGAACTCCGCGAGAAGTACGAGGACGAGCGCGAGGACCGCGAGCAGACCGCTCGCATGAGCGACCTCCTCCTGCAGGGCGCGACGATGACGAACCAGCACTGCGACCGCTGTGGCTCGCCCATCTTCCGGTACGAGGGCGAGGAGTTCTGCCCTACCTGCCAGCACGAGGCCGAGCAAGCCCAGCAGGCGGCTGGTCAGCAGTCCGAAGACCAACAGCCAGCGGACCAACAGCAGACAGCCCAGCGACCTGCGGAGCAGCGACCGGAAGCCCAGCAGTCGGCGAACCAGCAGCCCGCAGACCAGCAGTCGGCTGGACAGCAGGCAGACGGCCAGCAGTCGGCTGCGCGACGACCTGGTGGCCAGCAGACGACCGGCGAGTCGAACGCGCCGGCGGACGCTCACGTCTCCGCTGGCCGCCGCGCGCCCCCTTCGCAGGTCGACGCCGGGCAGTCGGACGCCGGGGCCAGCGACGCGCAGCGCGCGCCGTCCGTCGACCACACACAACAGCGCGGCGGCGGTCAGCGCCGGTCGGGAAGCGACGCCGAGGACGCACTCGAATCCTCGATCAGCGCGCTCGCGCGCCGCGCCGCCAGCGCCGACGACCCCCGGACCGCGACCGAGTACCTGGAGGCCGCACGGGAGGCCGCCGAAGCCCTCGCAGCGCTCCGCCACAACGCGTAA
- the mdh gene encoding malate dehydrogenase: MTKVSIVGAAGTVGAAAGYNLALRDVADELVFVDIPDKEDETIGQAADANHGVAYDANTEVYQGSYEDTAGSDVVVITAGIPRSPGDSRLDLAEDNAPIMEDIGSSIAEHNDDFVTVTTSNPVDLLNRHLYETGDRDRHKVVGFGGRLDSARFRYVLSERFDAPVQNVDATILGEHGDAQVPVFSKVRVNGVDPEFDDSEREEILSDLQESAMNVIERKGATQWGPATGVAHTVEAILRDTGEVLPGSVVLDGEYGLEGVGLGVPVKLGSNGVEEVVEWDLTEYERDQLGEAGEKLGEQYDKIA; encoded by the coding sequence ATGACGAAGGTCAGCATCGTGGGTGCCGCCGGAACGGTCGGCGCGGCCGCGGGGTACAACCTCGCGCTGCGCGACGTCGCCGACGAACTCGTGTTCGTAGACATCCCCGACAAGGAGGACGAGACCATCGGCCAGGCTGCGGACGCCAACCACGGCGTCGCGTACGACGCCAACACGGAGGTCTACCAGGGCTCGTACGAGGACACCGCGGGCTCGGACGTGGTCGTCATCACTGCGGGCATTCCGCGCTCGCCCGGCGACTCGCGACTCGACCTCGCAGAGGACAACGCCCCCATCATGGAGGACATCGGCTCGTCGATCGCCGAGCACAACGACGACTTCGTCACGGTCACCACGTCGAACCCCGTCGACCTGCTGAACCGCCACCTCTACGAGACGGGCGACCGCGACCGCCACAAGGTCGTCGGCTTCGGCGGCCGCCTCGACTCCGCACGCTTCCGGTACGTGCTGAGCGAGCGCTTCGACGCGCCCGTGCAGAACGTCGACGCGACCATCCTCGGCGAGCACGGCGACGCACAGGTCCCCGTGTTCTCGAAGGTGCGCGTGAACGGCGTGGACCCCGAGTTCGACGACAGCGAGCGCGAGGAGATCCTCTCGGACCTCCAGGAGTCCGCGATGAACGTCATCGAGCGCAAAGGCGCGACCCAGTGGGGCCCGGCAACGGGCGTCGCCCACACGGTCGAGGCCATCCTCCGGGACACCGGCGAGGTGCTCCCCGGCAGTGTCGTGCTCGACGGCGAGTACGGCCTCGAGGGCGTGGGCCTCGGCGTCCCAGTGAAACTCGGCTCGAACGGCGTCGAGGAGGTCGTGGAGTGGGACCTCACGGAGTACGAGCGCGACCAGCTCGGCGAGGCGGGAGAGAAACTGGGCGAGCAGTACGACAAGATCGCGTAG
- a CDS encoding heavy metal translocating P-type ATPase: MESRRAHLDITGMSCANCSATVGDALEALDGVSEANVNFATDEGSVEYDPEAVSLQELYDAVENAGYGVVSETATIAITDMTCANCADTNETALEAAPGVVDAEVNYATDEAQVTYNPADISLDKLYDAIEDAGYSPVREHASGDGEGDGESGEDARDAARRAETRRQLRLTLFGAALSAPLLIFLVDSLLLGGAVVPETVFGVEFGWVEFLLATPVQVALGAPFYRNAYNALVKNGRANMDVLIALGSSTAYVYSVAVLAGLIAGGLYFDTAALILVFITLGNYLEARSKSQAGDALRTLLELEADTAVLVDRAASETPHADGEAVDEDGDETEVPLTDVEVGDRMKVRPGERIPTDGVVVDGQSAVDESMVTGESVPVEKAAGDEVVGSTINENGVLVVEATKVGEDTALQQIVQTVKEAQSRQPDIQNLADRISAYFVPAVIANALFWGTVWFLFPEALAGFVGWLPLWGLVAGGPVVAGGAVSVFEFAVVVFASSVLIACPCALGLATPAATMVGTTIGAQNGVLFEGGDVLERAKDVDTVVFDKTGTLTEGEMELTDVVVFGDDGQPVADGGDSAADAGEPSEAKRGSSDFQSDGGQLTARERLSEDDVLRLAATAERGSEHPLARAIVEGAEERGIDVSDPDEFENVPGHGVRATVDGSEVLVGNRKLLRDNGIDPSPAAETMERLENEGKTAMLVARVPADTDEGVLVGVVADADTVKESAKDAVSALRERGVDVMMLTGDNERTARAVAEQVGIDPGNVRAGVLPEDKSDAVEAIQSEGRKAMMVGDGVNDAPALAVAYVGTAIGSGTDVALEAADVTLMRDDPVDVVKAIRISDATLAKIKQNLVWALGYNTAMIPLASLGLLQPALAAGAMAFSSVSVLTNSLVFRQYTPDHDYELLGRVR; the protein is encoded by the coding sequence ATGGAATCGAGACGCGCGCACCTCGACATCACTGGGATGTCGTGTGCCAACTGCTCGGCGACGGTGGGGGACGCACTCGAGGCTCTCGACGGGGTTTCCGAGGCGAACGTGAACTTCGCCACCGACGAGGGCTCCGTCGAGTACGACCCCGAGGCGGTATCGCTGCAGGAGCTCTACGACGCCGTCGAGAACGCCGGGTACGGGGTGGTGTCGGAGACGGCGACCATCGCCATCACCGACATGACCTGCGCGAACTGCGCGGACACCAACGAGACCGCACTCGAGGCCGCGCCGGGCGTCGTGGACGCGGAAGTGAACTACGCGACCGACGAGGCACAGGTCACCTACAACCCCGCGGACATCTCCCTCGACAAGCTCTACGACGCCATCGAGGACGCGGGCTACTCGCCGGTCCGTGAGCACGCGAGTGGCGACGGTGAGGGCGACGGTGAATCGGGCGAGGACGCCCGTGACGCAGCGCGCCGAGCCGAGACCCGGCGACAGCTCCGGCTGACCCTGTTCGGCGCGGCGCTGTCGGCGCCGCTCCTGATCTTCCTCGTCGACTCGCTCCTGCTCGGCGGCGCGGTCGTCCCGGAGACCGTGTTCGGCGTCGAGTTCGGGTGGGTCGAGTTCCTGCTCGCGACGCCCGTCCAGGTCGCCCTCGGCGCGCCGTTCTACAGGAACGCGTACAACGCGCTCGTGAAGAACGGGCGCGCCAACATGGATGTCCTCATCGCGCTCGGCTCGAGCACGGCGTACGTCTACTCGGTGGCGGTGCTCGCGGGCCTGATCGCCGGGGGGCTCTACTTCGACACGGCGGCGCTCATCCTCGTGTTCATCACGCTCGGGAACTACCTCGAGGCGCGCTCGAAGAGCCAGGCCGGCGACGCGCTCCGCACGCTCCTGGAGCTAGAGGCGGACACGGCCGTGCTCGTCGACAGAGCGGCGTCGGAGACGCCGCATGCAGACGGCGAAGCCGTCGACGAGGACGGAGACGAGACGGAAGTCCCCCTGACGGACGTCGAGGTCGGCGACCGGATGAAGGTCCGGCCCGGCGAGCGGATTCCGACCGACGGCGTCGTCGTGGACGGGCAGTCGGCGGTCGACGAGTCGATGGTGACCGGCGAGTCCGTACCTGTCGAGAAGGCGGCCGGCGACGAAGTCGTCGGGTCGACCATCAACGAGAACGGCGTGCTCGTCGTGGAGGCGACGAAGGTCGGGGAGGACACCGCCCTCCAGCAGATCGTCCAGACCGTAAAGGAGGCCCAGTCTCGCCAGCCCGACATCCAGAACCTCGCAGACCGCATCTCGGCGTACTTCGTCCCCGCCGTCATCGCGAACGCCCTCTTCTGGGGCACCGTCTGGTTCCTGTTTCCGGAAGCACTGGCGGGGTTCGTCGGGTGGCTTCCGCTGTGGGGCCTCGTCGCTGGCGGCCCAGTGGTCGCGGGCGGCGCGGTCTCGGTGTTCGAGTTCGCCGTGGTCGTCTTCGCCTCGTCGGTGCTCATCGCGTGTCCCTGCGCGCTCGGGCTGGCGACGCCCGCCGCGACGATGGTCGGCACCACCATCGGGGCGCAGAACGGCGTCCTGTTCGAGGGCGGTGACGTCCTCGAGCGCGCGAAGGACGTCGACACGGTGGTCTTCGACAAGACCGGCACCCTGACCGAGGGCGAGATGGAACTCACCGACGTGGTCGTGTTCGGTGACGACGGCCAACCGGTTGCGGACGGTGGGGACTCCGCCGCTGATGCGGGTGAGCCGAGTGAAGCGAAGCGAGGCTCCTCGGACTTCCAGTCCGACGGAGGTCAACTGACTGCACGTGAGCGGCTCAGCGAGGACGACGTTCTGCGTCTCGCGGCGACCGCCGAACGCGGCAGCGAACACCCCCTCGCTCGCGCCATCGTCGAGGGCGCCGAGGAACGCGGCATCGACGTCTCCGACCCCGACGAGTTCGAGAACGTCCCCGGGCACGGCGTCCGGGCGACCGTCGACGGTAGTGAGGTCCTCGTCGGCAACCGGAAACTCCTCCGCGACAACGGCATCGACCCCTCGCCCGCGGCGGAGACGATGGAACGTCTCGAGAACGAGGGGAAGACGGCGATGCTGGTTGCTCGCGTGCCAGCCGACACGGACGAGGGCGTACTCGTCGGCGTGGTCGCCGACGCCGACACGGTCAAGGAGAGCGCGAAAGACGCGGTGAGCGCCCTCAGGGAGCGTGGCGTCGACGTGATGATGCTCACCGGGGACAACGAGCGAACCGCCCGGGCGGTCGCCGAGCAGGTCGGCATCGACCCCGGGAACGTCCGCGCTGGGGTGCTCCCCGAGGACAAGTCCGACGCGGTCGAAGCCATCCAGTCGGAGGGCCGCAAGGCGATGATGGTCGGCGACGGCGTCAACGACGCACCGGCGCTCGCAGTCGCGTACGTCGGCACGGCTATCGGGTCGGGGACGGATGTCGCCCTCGAGGCCGCGGACGTGACGTTGATGCGCGACGATCCCGTCGACGTGGTGAAGGCCATCCGCATCTCGGACGCGACGCTCGCGAAGATCAAGCAGAATCTCGTGTGGGCGCTGGGGTACAACACCGCGATGATTCCGCTGGCGTCGCTCGGCCTGCTCCAACCGGCGCTCGCCGCGGGAGCCATGGCGTTCTCGTCGGTGTCTGTGCTCACCAACAGCCTCGTGTTCCGGCAGTACACCCCGGACCACGACTACGAACTGCTCGGCCGGGTCCGCTGA
- a CDS encoding heavy-metal-associated domain-containing protein gives MTQTITVEGMTCGHCEQTVEDALEGVDGVTSANADRETESVTVDGDADSDSLVRAVDDAGYDASA, from the coding sequence ATGACGCAGACAATCACCGTCGAAGGCATGACCTGCGGGCACTGCGAGCAGACAGTCGAGGACGCACTCGAGGGCGTGGACGGCGTCACGAGCGCGAACGCCGACCGCGAAACCGAGTCAGTGACAGTCGACGGGGACGCGGACTCCGACAGTCTCGTCCGGGCCGTCGACGACGCCGGGTACGACGCGTCGGCCTGA
- a CDS encoding ferredoxin produces the protein MQIEFDRDTCIGMFQCVAEWDAFEEDTDAGKAVLVDSEEVEEDLFAREVPEDAELDAKFAARACPVDAITVYDDDGEQLIP, from the coding sequence ATGCAAATCGAGTTCGACCGGGACACCTGCATCGGGATGTTCCAGTGCGTCGCGGAGTGGGACGCGTTCGAGGAGGACACGGACGCGGGGAAGGCAGTACTGGTGGACAGCGAGGAGGTCGAAGAGGACCTGTTCGCTCGCGAGGTGCCCGAGGACGCGGAACTGGACGCGAAGTTCGCGGCGCGTGCGTGCCCCGTGGACGCCATCACCGTCTACGACGACGACGGCGAGCAACTGATCCCCTGA
- a CDS encoding ATP-dependent DNA helicase has translation MNVAELTGLPDGVPEHLEGEGIEELYPPQAEAVEAGVTDGESVVASVPTASGKTLIAELGMLSAIERGGTALYIVPLRALAGEKATEFEQFEQYGLSVGVSTGNYESDGDRLADNDIVVATSEKVDSLVRNGADWIDDLACVVADEVHLVDDASRGPTLEVTLAKLRQRVADLQVVALSATVGNADEIADWLDAELVDSDWRPIDLRTGVHYGQSVHYDDGTQEELSGGSQSQTAAIVEDTLRDDGSTLVFVNSRRNAEAAARRLADVSSESLDAEQRDQLREVAEEIRGVSDTETSDDLADAVEQGAAFHHAGLARQHRELVEDAFRDRLIRVVAATPTLAAGVNTPSRRVIVRDWQRYDGTAGGMQPLSVLEVHQMFGRAGRPGLDPYGEAVLLANNHDELEELFDRYIYADPDPVRSKLAAEPALRTHVLAAVATGFTTTEGALHEFLGETLYAAQTDDPRRLKTVAEDVLAYLEANGFVESDGENLEATTTGHLVSQLYVDPMSAATLIDGLRDAARPSTGASSVKQRAGADADSGDESAGFQTANELREERETPAGEDGAANEGDEDAPTADPTPLGLYHLVSRTPDMYELYLRSGDNEKYTELAYERETELLGSAPTEYEDARWEDWLSALKTAKLLEDWASELDEDRLAERYGVGPGDIRGKVETADWLLHAAERLAGALDVECATAVREARKRVEYGVREELLDLAGVRDVGRKRARRLYNAGVESRADLRNAEKSVVLGAVRGRRKTARTILQNVGHSDPDFEGVDADSSVAASVSGSGDTEDDAEDQTSLGDFS, from the coding sequence ATGAACGTCGCGGAGCTCACGGGACTTCCAGACGGCGTCCCGGAGCACCTCGAAGGCGAGGGAATCGAGGAGCTCTACCCCCCGCAAGCCGAGGCAGTCGAGGCAGGCGTCACCGACGGAGAGAGCGTGGTGGCGAGCGTGCCGACGGCCAGCGGGAAGACGCTGATAGCCGAGTTGGGGATGCTGTCGGCCATCGAGCGCGGCGGCACCGCGCTGTACATCGTGCCGCTGCGCGCGCTGGCGGGCGAGAAGGCCACGGAGTTCGAGCAGTTCGAGCAGTACGGCCTCTCGGTGGGCGTCTCGACGGGGAACTACGAGAGTGACGGCGACCGGCTCGCGGACAACGACATCGTCGTCGCGACGTCGGAGAAGGTGGACTCGCTGGTGCGCAACGGCGCGGACTGGATCGACGACCTGGCGTGCGTGGTGGCCGACGAGGTTCACCTCGTGGACGACGCGAGTCGCGGCCCCACGCTCGAGGTGACGCTGGCGAAACTCCGCCAGCGCGTGGCGGACCTCCAGGTCGTCGCGCTGTCGGCGACAGTCGGGAACGCCGACGAGATAGCGGACTGGCTGGACGCCGAACTCGTGGACTCGGACTGGCGGCCCATCGACCTGCGGACCGGCGTCCACTACGGCCAGTCGGTGCACTACGACGACGGCACCCAGGAGGAACTGTCGGGCGGGTCCCAGAGCCAGACGGCAGCCATCGTGGAGGACACGCTGCGGGACGACGGGTCGACGCTCGTGTTCGTGAACTCGCGGCGGAACGCGGAGGCCGCCGCGCGCCGGCTCGCGGACGTGTCGAGTGAGTCACTCGACGCCGAGCAGCGCGACCAGTTGCGGGAGGTCGCCGAGGAGATCCGGGGCGTGAGCGACACGGAGACGAGCGACGACCTGGCGGACGCCGTCGAGCAGGGCGCGGCGTTCCACCACGCCGGCCTCGCGCGCCAGCACCGCGAACTCGTGGAGGACGCGTTCCGCGACCGCCTCATCCGGGTGGTCGCGGCGACCCCCACCCTGGCGGCGGGCGTGAACACGCCGTCCCGCCGCGTAATCGTGCGGGACTGGCAGCGCTACGACGGCACCGCAGGCGGGATGCAGCCGCTTTCGGTGCTGGAAGTCCACCAGATGTTCGGGCGCGCCGGACGGCCGGGCCTGGACCCGTACGGCGAGGCCGTGCTGCTGGCGAACAACCACGACGAACTCGAGGAGTTGTTCGACCGCTACATCTACGCCGACCCCGACCCCGTGCGCTCGAAACTCGCGGCGGAACCGGCGCTCCGAACCCACGTGCTCGCCGCCGTCGCCACCGGGTTCACGACGACGGAGGGCGCGCTCCACGAGTTCCTCGGGGAGACGCTGTACGCCGCCCAGACCGACGACCCGAGGCGTCTGAAGACCGTCGCGGAGGACGTGCTCGCGTATCTGGAGGCAAACGGGTTCGTGGAGAGTGACGGGGAGAACCTGGAGGCGACGACGACCGGCCACCTGGTGAGCCAGTTGTACGTCGACCCGATGAGCGCGGCGACGCTCATCGACGGCCTACGGGACGCCGCACGGCCGTCCACGGGGGCGAGCAGTGTGAAGCAGCGCGCGGGTGCGGATGCGGACAGCGGCGACGAGTCCGCTGGCTTCCAGACGGCCAACGAGTTGCGCGAGGAGCGAGAGACGCCTGCTGGGGAGGACGGCGCAGCGAACGAGGGGGACGAGGACGCTCCGACTGCCGACCCGACGCCGCTGGGCCTCTACCACCTCGTGAGTCGAACACCGGACATGTACGAACTCTACCTCCGGTCGGGGGACAACGAGAAGTACACGGAACTGGCGTACGAGCGTGAGACCGAGTTGCTCGGGAGCGCGCCGACGGAGTACGAGGACGCGCGCTGGGAGGACTGGCTGTCCGCGCTGAAGACCGCGAAACTGCTGGAGGACTGGGCCTCGGAACTGGACGAGGACCGACTCGCGGAGCGGTACGGCGTCGGGCCGGGGGACATCCGCGGGAAGGTAGAGACGGCGGACTGGCTGTTGCACGCCGCGGAGCGACTGGCCGGCGCACTGGACGTGGAGTGCGCGACGGCCGTCCGCGAAGCGCGCAAGCGCGTGGAGTACGGCGTGCGCGAGGAACTGCTCGACCTCGCTGGCGTGCGGGACGTCGGTCGGAAGCGTGCGCGTCGCCTCTACAACGCCGGCGTGGAGTCGCGGGCGGACCTCCGGAACGCGGAGAAGAGCGTGGTGCTGGGCGCGGTGCGCGGCCGCCGGAAGACCGCGCGCACGATTCTGCAGAACGTCGGCCACTCGGACCCCGACTTCGAGGGGGTGGACGCGGATTCGAGCGTGGCGGCGAGCGTGAGCGGTTCCGGCGATACAGAGGACGACGCTGAGGACCAGACGAGTCTCGGTGATTTCTCGTGA
- the cgi121 gene encoding KEOPS complex subunit Cgi121: MRVVEGVADVGSVEEFVADLGAVSDEHDCAVQAFDADYVADRDHLEAAVTHANRSVARGVAVADERAVEILLYAAGRRQIRDALEMGVSEGEQAVVVVVDGSADARDTDENEADAAADVAALLSERETLGGDAETLAGFFDVSDAELDAAAGDLAGVVRERVALLDVEK, from the coding sequence GTGAGAGTCGTCGAGGGCGTCGCGGACGTCGGGAGCGTCGAGGAGTTCGTCGCGGACCTCGGCGCGGTCAGCGACGAGCACGACTGCGCGGTGCAGGCGTTCGACGCCGACTACGTGGCGGACCGCGACCACCTCGAAGCGGCCGTGACGCACGCGAACCGGTCGGTAGCGCGTGGCGTGGCGGTCGCCGACGAGCGGGCGGTCGAGATTCTGCTGTACGCGGCGGGCCGCCGGCAGATCCGGGACGCCCTGGAGATGGGTGTGAGCGAGGGCGAGCAGGCGGTCGTGGTGGTCGTGGATGGGTCGGCCGACGCGAGGGACACGGACGAGAACGAGGCGGACGCGGCCGCCGACGTCGCGGCGTTGCTCTCGGAGCGCGAGACGCTGGGCGGCGACGCGGAGACGCTCGCTGGGTTCTTCGACGTGAGCGACGCGGAACTGGACGCGGCGGCCGGCGACCTCGCGGGCGTCGTGCGGGAGCGCGTGGCGCTGCTGGACGTCGAGAAGTGA
- the gdhB gene encoding glutamate dehydrogenase GdhB, translating into MSGQSTTPVDSQDEEPASALETARRQLDNAAAHVDIDPNIVERLKHPAQVHEVTIPLERDDGTLEAFTGYRAQHDSVRGPYKGGLRFHPEVSRDECVGLSMWMTWKCAVMDLPFGGAKGGVVANPKALSDDEVERLTRRFAQEIRPVVGPTKDIPAPDMGTDAQTMSWFMDAYSMQEGETVPGVVTGKPPVVGGSHGREEAPGRSVALVTREVCDYYGLGLDGTTIAVQGYGSVGANAAELLDEWGASVVAVSDVNGAAYDPDGLDIGSIPAHSERPEAVTEVADNVIPNDELLGLDVDVLIPAAVGNAITADNVDDVDADIVVEGANGPTTAVADRRLAERDIPVVPDILANAGGVTVSYFEWLQDINRRSWSPERVNEELETEMLAAFDRVQEEVDARDLSWREAAYVVALSRVAAAHEKRGVWP; encoded by the coding sequence ATGTCCGGACAGAGCACCACACCTGTCGACAGTCAGGACGAGGAGCCGGCGTCGGCGCTCGAGACCGCGCGACGACAACTCGACAACGCGGCGGCGCACGTCGACATCGACCCGAACATCGTCGAGCGCCTGAAACATCCTGCACAGGTCCACGAGGTGACCATCCCACTGGAGCGCGACGACGGCACGCTCGAGGCGTTCACCGGCTACCGGGCCCAACACGACAGCGTTCGCGGCCCGTACAAGGGCGGACTGCGATTCCACCCTGAGGTGTCCCGCGACGAGTGCGTCGGCCTCTCGATGTGGATGACCTGGAAGTGCGCCGTCATGGACCTCCCGTTCGGCGGCGCGAAGGGCGGCGTCGTCGCGAACCCGAAGGCGCTCAGCGACGACGAAGTCGAACGACTCACCCGCCGCTTCGCCCAGGAGATTCGGCCGGTCGTCGGGCCGACGAAGGATATTCCCGCCCCCGACATGGGAACGGACGCGCAGACGATGTCCTGGTTCATGGACGCGTACAGCATGCAGGAAGGCGAAACCGTTCCCGGCGTCGTCACCGGCAAGCCGCCGGTCGTCGGCGGCAGCCACGGCCGGGAGGAAGCGCCAGGCCGGAGCGTCGCGCTCGTCACCCGCGAGGTGTGTGACTACTACGGCCTCGGCCTCGACGGCACCACGATTGCCGTCCAGGGGTACGGAAGCGTCGGCGCGAACGCCGCCGAACTCCTCGACGAGTGGGGGGCGTCGGTCGTCGCCGTCAGCGACGTCAACGGCGCCGCCTACGACCCCGACGGCCTCGACATCGGCTCGATTCCCGCTCACTCCGAGCGCCCGGAAGCCGTCACCGAGGTTGCGGACAACGTCATCCCGAACGACGAACTCCTGGGCCTCGACGTCGACGTGCTGATTCCGGCGGCCGTCGGCAACGCCATCACGGCGGACAACGTCGACGACGTCGACGCCGACATCGTCGTCGAGGGCGCGAACGGCCCGACGACAGCCGTCGCCGACCGACGACTCGCCGAGCGCGACATCCCAGTCGTTCCCGACATCCTCGCGAACGCGGGCGGCGTCACCGTCTCGTACTTCGAGTGGCTTCAGGACATCAACCGACGGTCGTGGTCGCCCGAACGCGTCAACGAGGAACTCGAGACCGAGATGCTCGCCGCGTTCGACCGCGTCCAGGAGGAGGTCGACGCTCGCGATCTGTCGTGGCGCGAAGCCGCGTACGTCGTTGCGCTGTCGCGCGTCGCAGCGGCCCACGAGAAACGCGGCGTCTGGCCGTAG
- a CDS encoding rubrerythrin-like domain-containing protein, producing MWDVEVNRRDESDYECFACGEIVTDSSHPGTCPECGGNVRNRSTPLE from the coding sequence ATGTGGGATGTCGAAGTCAACAGACGGGACGAATCTGACTACGAGTGTTTCGCGTGCGGGGAGATCGTGACCGACTCCTCCCACCCGGGCACGTGTCCGGAATGCGGAGGCAACGTGCGCAACCGATCGACGCCCCTCGAGTGA